The region TGGCGGCGGTGGCCACCCGTCCTCCGGCCGTTCCGGACGCGTCGTGGTCGGCAGGAAGGCCTGTGCCGGAGCGGACGCTGCTCTGGCTTTCGTGGCGGTTCGGCCGGGCCCACTTCGGGCACGTCAGAGTCAACGGCCGGCGGGGGCTGAGATCGGGTTCGGGAGCGCTGCCGCAGGCGGGGAGCCGGGCCACGCTGCCCGTGACGTTCGGTGGACGCACGCTCGCCGCCGTGCTGCTGGAGCGGGAGGCTCCACGCGCCTGGCCGCCTGCAGAGCAGGACGCCCTGAGTTCCCTGGCGGACCACCTGGCCCTTGCTCTTGAGAATGCCAGGATCGTCTCCCGCACCAGGGAACTGGCGCGGCTCGAAGAGCGCCAGCGCCTTTCCCGGGACCTGCATGACGCCGTGAGCCAGAACCTCTTCTCCCTGAGCATGCTCCTGGCGGCCGGCCGGGAGCACCTGCACGCGGGCCAGCACGCAGCGGCGGGCGACGCCCTGGAAGAGGCGGAGCGGCGCGCCCGCACCGCCCTCCAGGAGATGCGGCGGCTCGTCCAGGAGCTTCGCCTGGCGCCGGCCGGGCCGCGATACGCCGGTGAGTTGAAGGCCGCGCTGGCCGGGATGGTGCAGTCGCACCCGCTGGCCGGTCGGGTCGGGACGGAGGTGCGGTTCGTGACAGGCCCGCTGGACGAGTCGGCCCTGATGGGCGAGGCAGCCTTCGAGGCGCTGGTGAGGGTCACCCAGGAGGCCGTCCACAACGCCCTGAAGCACGGGGCACCCCGCCTGGTGCGGGTTCGGCTTGCGGCCTCCGGCGGCGGGCTGGCCCTGAGCGTGCGGGACGATGGTGCAGGCTTTGACGTGCGCAAGGCCAGGACGTCGGGCGGCCAGGGGCTTTCCATCATGGGGGAACGTTGCCGCCTGGCGGGCGGCAGGCTGCGGTTACGTTCACGCCCGGGCGCAGGGACGCTGGTCAGCGCATGGGTGCCCACCGGCGGTCCGGGAGGCGACGGCGCCGTTTTCGCAGCATCCGGGGCGGTGGTGTGAGTGGGGGAAGCGGCGGAAGAGCGGCGGATCCGGGTTCTCATCGCCGACGATCACGCGGTGGTGCGAACGGGGCTGCGCATGTTCCTGGGCACGCACCCCGACGTCGAGGTCGTGGGTGAGGCGGGAAGTGCCGGTGAGGTTGTCCGGGCGGCTGAGGCGTGCGGGCCCGATGTGGTGCTGATGGACCTGGTGATGCCGGTGGAGGCGCCGGCTGGGCTCTCCGGGAGCCCGCCGGCCGCGGCCGCGCACGGGATCGAGGCCATCCGCCGCCTGCGAGAGCGGGCGCCGCAGGTACGCTGCCTTGCGCTCACCAGCTTCTCAGACGAAGACAAGCTTCTGCCGGCCCTTGAAGCCGGGGCGGCCGGCTACCTGCTCAAGGACGTGACACCCGACGAACTCATCCGGGCCGTGCGGGCCGTCGCGGGAGGCCAGGTGTACCTGAGTTCGACCGTGGCCGGCGCGGTGGTGCGCCAGGCCACTCGCCCCCACGAGCCGTCGCCCCTGGACCGGCTCACGGCTCGGGAGCGCGAGGTTCTCGGGTACCTGGCCGAGGGCCTGAGCAACGCCGAGATCGCTCGCCGCCTCTACCTGTCCGAGGCGACGGTGAAGTCCCACGTGACCAGCATCCTGCGCAAGCTGGAGGTCCTGGACCGGACGCAGGCCGCCCTTCTCGCCGTGCGCTCGAGGCACCCATGACGCCGGGCAGGGTACGGCCGGATCTGGCCCGAGAGCGAGGGTGGCCGGTAGGGCTCCACGCATGGAACGCATGAGTTCGGGGCCGGCGCGCTGGCCTGAGGCGCTTGTGCGCTTCGTGGAACTGTTGGCGGCGGCCATGCCCGAGGGAGAGGCCCTGCGGCGCGTGATTGGCTGGCCCGCCCTGCACCTCGACCCGGCCCTGTGCTCGGGCGCGGAGCCCGAACTGGCCGACGCAGACCAGGAGATCCGTCCATCGTAGCGGCTGGCAGGTCCGGTTCCCCGCAATGGGGTATTGGGATGGGTGACTGACCGTCAGTCAGTGACCGACGGTCAGTCGGTCCGGGCTCCGTGCCCGTGCGCGGGCTGGAAGGAAAGGACAGGGTGAGGAGATGGCGGAGTCGCTGTTCGACGTGGACGTGCCGTGCTCGAAGCCCGAGCACGAGGTGCGCGTCGACTTCGACGTGCGCGTGCCGATGCGGGACGGCATCACGCTTTCGGCGGACGTCTACCGCCCGTCTTCCGCCGGCCGTTTCCCGGCCATCCTGCTGAGGACGCCTTACCTGAAGACATCCAAGGAGGCCTTCGAACTTGCCACCTACTTTGCCACCCGAGGTTACTCCGTGGTCTGGATGGACGTGCGGGGCCGGGGCGACTCCGAGGGCGCCTTCGTCCCGTACCGCAACGACGGCCCGGACGGCCACGACGCCATCGAGTGGTGCGCGGCGCAGCCCTGGTGCGACGGCAACGTCGGCACCATGGGCGGTTCCTACCTCGGGCGCATCCAGTGGCTGACCGCCGTTCTGCGCCCGCCGCACCTGCGGTGCATGGTGGTGCTCGTCACTCCTTCCGACCCGTTCGTGGAAATGCCCATCGGAACGGAAGGCCCCATGCACGTCTGCTGGCGGCACATGACGAGCGGCCGGGTTTTGCAGAACGCCGAATCCATCGACTGGATGAAGATTTACGAGCACCTGCCGCTTGCCACGATGGACGAGAAGCTCGGCCGGCACATGCCCGACTGGCGGGAGGCGCTGGCGCACCAGACCCTTGACGACTACTGGCGCCCGCTCTGCTACCAGAACCGGTTCCACGAGGTGGACGTGCCGGTTCTGCACATCTCCGGCTGGTACGACGACGAACAGATCGGCACACCCCTCAACTTCATCGGGATGACCCGCCACGGCCGCACCGAGGCCGCCCGCCGCTCTCAGAAGCTGCTGATGGGCCCGTGGGCCCACCGGGTGAACACCACGACGAAGCTCGGCGAGGTGGACTTCGGGCCGTCCGCCGTCATCGACCTCCGCAAGTACCAGCTGCGCTGGTTCGATTACTGGCTCAAGGGCATCGACAGCCGCATCATGGACGAGCCGCCGGTGCGCATCTTCGTGATGGGGGCGAACCGCTGGCGGGACGAGCACGAGTGGCCGCTTGAGCGAACGCGCTGGACGCGCTATTACCTGCACAGCGCAGGGCGGGCGAACAGCCGGTTCGGCGACGGCCTGCTCTCCACCGACCTGCCCGGCGACGAACCGCCGGACAGCTACGACTACGACCCGGCCCGGCCGGTGCCGTTCATCACGGAGCCGACGTCCAGCCAGATCGGAGGCCCTGACGACTACTCAGCGGTGGAGCGCCGGGACGACGTGCTGGTGTACACCACGCCGCCGCTGGCCGAGGACGTGGAGGTGACGGGGCCGATAAGGGTCGAGCTTTACGCCTCCTCGTCCGCCGTGGACACCGATTTCACCGCAAAACTGCTGGACGTGTGGCCGAACGGCTTTGCGCAGAGGTTGTGCGACGGGATCGTGCGCTGCCGCTACCGGGAGGGGATGGACCGGGTGGTGTGGATGGAGCCGGGGCGCATCTACCCGCTCACCATCGACCTCTGGAATACCTCGCAGGTGTTCAAGAAAGGCCACGCCATCCGCCTCGAAATCTCCTCCAGCGCCTTTCCCAAGTACGACCGCAACTTGAACACCGGGGGCGACCTTGCCGCCGAGACGAGGATGGTCGTGGCCCACCAAACCGTCTACCACGACCGGGAGCACCCCTCGTGTGTCATCCTGCCGATCATCCCCGCGGCGATTCCCAGGTAGTCCGCGTCCGGAGCCGGTGGCCGGACGTTATGAGCCGGATGGCCGCATGTACCGCCACTTCTCTGCGAGCGATCACGCACGGGCGCACTCGCGCGGATGGAGGGGCGAGGGATGAAGGAAAGGCGGTTCGCACCGTCGAAATAGGGGGAGCCACCCCACCCTGGAGGGAAGGGATCCAAATTGTCGATGGCCGAAGAGCGTTCGCTCACGGATGAACGCGCTTACGACGCGCTGCGAACCGACGAGTTCCTCTGGCGCCGCGCCCGCGACCTGGGCGTCTCGCGCCGCCGCCTCCTGCAGATGATGGCCGCGGGCAGCGCGTCCCTGGCGCTCGCCGGCCTCTGGCCACGGGCGTTGCAGCGCGCCCGCGCCGCCTCCGCCTCCGACGACCTCGTGCTCAAGCCCACCCCGCCGGAACTCTTCATCGACTTCAGCAGCAATAAGGAGATGCGCTGGGAGGCCATGTACGGGCGGGGGTATCTCGTCCCCAACGAGCTCTTCTTCGTCCGCAACCACACCCGCACCGCCCGCATCGACGTTTCCACCTGGCGGCTGCGGGTGGAGGGCTCGGGCGTCCGCCGCCCCCTCGAACTCACCTACGACGACCTTCTGGCCATGTCCTCGGTCTCGGTCATCCGCTACGTCGAGTGCGCCGGCAACGGCCGCAGCTTCTTCGAGGCCGCCTACGGCCGCAAGGCCCAGGGCACCCAGTGGAAGCTCGGCGCCATCGGTGTAGCGGAGTGGACGGGGGTTCCCCTCGCGGAGGTGCTCGACCGCGCCGGCCTCAAGCCGACGGCCCGCGACGTGATGCCCGAGGGGCTGGACGAACTGCGCGTCCGCCGCCCTATGCCGGTGGCGAAGGCCCTCGAAGAGGACACGCTCCTCGTCTACGCCATGAACGGCCAGCCGCTGCCCCCGGACCACGGCTTCCCCGTGCGGGTGCTCACCCCCGGCTGGATTGGCGTGGCCAACATCAAGTGGGTGGGCCGTATCGAGGTCTCCGAGGAACCCCTCTTTTCCGCGTGGAACACCGAGAGCTATGTTCTCATCGGGCCTGACTACCAGCCGAACCCACCGGCCAAAGGCCCCGTCCTTTCCTACCAGAGCGTCAAGAGCGCCCTCGAACTCGCCTGGCCCGCAAAGCTTCCTGCGGGCTACCACCTGATCCGGGGCCGTTCGTGGTCGCCGTTCGGCCGCATCGCCAGGGTCGAGTACAGCCTGGACGGCGGCAAGACGTGGAGCGAGGCGCGCTTGCACGAGCCCGACATCGCGAGGGCGTGGGTTCGGTGGGACTTCGCCTGGGACGCCGCCCCCGGCCAGTACACGATCCGCGTGCGCGCCACGGACGAGAAGGGCAACACCCAGCCCGACCGCGTCCCGTGGAACGATCAGGGCTACCTCTACAATGCGGTGGTGGGCCACCCGGTCACCGTGGCGTGACGCAACCTGGCGAAAGAAGGCAACACCAGCGATGCTTGAGACGACCAGGCTATCTTGCAGGCGGCTCTTCACAGCGGCGGTAGCAGCAGCGCTCGCCTGGGCCGTTTCCATCATGGGTGTGGCGGCGTTGCTGACCCGGTACGCCGAGGCCGCGCGTGCACCCGCAACCATCTCCATCCACACGTTGGAGTTCAAGTTTGAGCCGCAGGGCGACGTACAACTCAAGGCGCCCGCGTCCGGATCGGGGCACGGCACCCTCGTCGTCGGGGCGGGCGAGATCGTCTTCAGGGTAACCAACGCGGGTGCCATCGAGCACAACTTCATCATCTGGGACAAGAACCAGAGGATACTGGCGGAGATCCCCGTGCTCGCCGCGGGGGAGACCCAGGAAGTCCGGGTGAGACTCCAACCCGGGGAGTACACGATCATCTGCACCTACCCCGGCCACACGGATCTGGGCATGATCCTTGCCCTGCAGGTGAAATAGCGAGAAGACCCGAGAGGTGCTGCCGGGTCTAAGAGAGCCGCAAGAAGGGCGGGCCCAGCAGCCTGCGCAGGAGCACGCTGCGGGCCCGCGCTTCGATCCGGTCGTCCAGGCGGCCCAGCCGCACGGAACCGCCGTAGCGGCGATCCAGGGCCGCCTGCAGCAGCCAGTCGGCCAGTTCTGGGTTTTTGGGAAGCAGGCTGCCGTGCAGGTAGGTGCCGATGGCCGAGCGGTAAACCACGCCTTCCGTCCGGTCCGTGCCGTTGTTGCCGTGGCCCCGCAACACCCGGCCTAGCGGGCGCGCCCCGGGGCCGAGGTGGGTTCGGCCGCCGTGGTTTTCGAAGCCGACCAGGGTGAGCCTGCGGCCCGGGAGTTCTGCCTGGACCGCGATGTCGCCGATGAGCCGGCCCTTTCCCGCTTCGGTCCAGACGGCGAAGATCCCCAGGCCGGGGATCTCGTACCCGTCGGCGGTGCGGTAGAAGTGCCCCATGAGCTGGTACGCGGCGCAGACGGCCAGCACCGGCAGCCCCTCTTCGATGGCCGCCGCCAGGGACGGGCCTTTGTAGCGGCGCAGATCCTCCGCGATGGCCCGCTGGGCCCGGTCCTGCCCGCCTCCGAGCACCACCAGGTCAAACTGCCCCGCGTCCACGTCCGTCCCCAGCCCCGCTTCGGTGACGGCCGGCTCGATGCCGTGCCAGCGCGCCCGTTGCACCAGACTGAGGACGTTGCCCCGGTCGCCGTAAACGTTCAGGAGTTCGGGGTAGAGGCTGAGAATGGAGAGCTTCGGGCGACAGCTTGCGGCCGCTTCACGGGGAGGGCCGCCTTCAACGGCCTGCGCTTGCTCGTGGAAGAGCATCGAGGGCCAGCACCCTTCTTGCGGACAGCATGGCGGTGTACGTGGGCAGGACGAAGAGCGTCTGCCCCGGCGGCAGGAGGCGAACGCCCCGGCGAAGCGCCCTGTCAATGGCCGGCTCGACCACCAGGCGCTCCGGCACGACGCCCGCATACTTGAGCCGCACGGCCATGTCCTGGGCGCGCCTTCCGGAACAGATGGCCCAGGCCAGTTCGCCCGAGCCCGGCGACGCCAGTTGTTCGAAGTCCACGTCCCAGATCCACGAAACGTCCCGGCCGTCGGCGGCCAGGTCGTTGAGCGCGAAAACCACGTGGTACGGCCCCGGCCGGCTCCGGATGGTCCGGATGATTTCGTTGAACCCGCTGGGATTTTTGACCAGGGCCACCACGACGGCCCTCCCGGCCACGCTGAACGGCTCCATGCGCCCGAAGGGCGTACTGGCGCTCTCGATGCCCTCCACGATGCGGTCGACCTCGAACCCCAGTGCCAGGCCGCCGGCAGCGGCGGCCAGCGCATTGTAGAGGTTGTGGAGGCCGGGGAGCTTCAGGCGGCAGGTGCGGCTTCCCGCGGGCGTCACGAGTTCGAAGCGGGTGGTTCCGTCGGCCTCGGTTTGGGCCTCCCGGGCGTAGACGGCCGGGGCGGGCCGGGCATGTCCGCACGCTGAGCAGGCGTAGTGGCCGAGGTGCGAGTAGTAGAGCCGTTGGTAGTGGTAGGGGGACCCGCACCGCACGCACTGCGACCCGTCGGCGGTGAGGTGGGCGGAGGCGCCGTCGGCGGCCGGAAGTTCGAGGCCGAAGTAAAGCCACGGTGCGGATCCATTCAGGGGCACCCGAGCCTCGGAAAGGGAAACGCCGAGAGGGTCGTCCGCGCAAAGGACAAGCTGCGTTCCTGCCCCGCAGCGCTCAACCCCGTCCCGGACCTGCCGGACGGTGCCGTCCACCTCGCCGTACCGGTCAAGCTGGTCGCGGAAGAAGTTCGTCACCACCACGGCTTTGGGCCGGACGGCGGGCGCGACTCCCGTCAGCGACCCCTCGTCGACCTCGAGCACGGCCAGGTCGCCTCGCCCCTGCCCCCGCCAGCTCACGTTCTCGAGGAAGGCCGATACGATGCCGCTCGACATGTTCGCGCCGGCCAGATTGTGTACCACCTGCAGCCCGCTTGCCCTCGCGATGCTGCTCAGGAGCAGCGCTGTCGTGGTCTTGCCGTTGGTGCCTGTGATGACGACCGCCCCGCGTGCCGGAACCCTGGCGAGCCTGTCCAAGAGGCGCGGCTCAAGGGCGGTCGCGAGCCTTCCGGGCCAGGTGGTGCCACCGCGGCCGAGGCTCCGGCTGACCAGCATGGCCAGTTTGCCGGCCCACAGGGCCACCAGCGCCTCACGGCTGACGCCGTCCACCGACATGTCCTGCCACCGCCCAGCCCGATCCACTCTGTTGTCTGTTCTCCCGACATCCAGTATCCGCCCGAACGGGCGCGCCGATGCTGGGGCGCATACTATGGGACGGCGCGGTGCACCGCGCCC is a window of Bacillota bacterium DNA encoding:
- a CDS encoding response regulator transcription factor — protein: MGEAAEERRIRVLIADDHAVVRTGLRMFLGTHPDVEVVGEAGSAGEVVRAAEACGPDVVLMDLVMPVEAPAGLSGSPPAAAAHGIEAIRRLRERAPQVRCLALTSFSDEDKLLPALEAGAAGYLLKDVTPDELIRAVRAVAGGQVYLSSTVAGAVVRQATRPHEPSPLDRLTAREREVLGYLAEGLSNAEIARRLYLSEATVKSHVTSILRKLEVLDRTQAALLAVRSRHP
- a CDS encoding glutamine amidotransferase, encoding MLFHEQAQAVEGGPPREAAASCRPKLSILSLYPELLNVYGDRGNVLSLVQRARWHGIEPAVTEAGLGTDVDAGQFDLVVLGGGQDRAQRAIAEDLRRYKGPSLAAAIEEGLPVLAVCAAYQLMGHFYRTADGYEIPGLGIFAVWTEAGKGRLIGDIAVQAELPGRRLTLVGFENHGGRTHLGPGARPLGRVLRGHGNNGTDRTEGVVYRSAIGTYLHGSLLPKNPELADWLLQAALDRRYGGSVRLGRLDDRIEARARSVLLRRLLGPPFLRLS
- a CDS encoding MurT ligase domain-containing protein; translation: MDRAGRWQDMSVDGVSREALVALWAGKLAMLVSRSLGRGGTTWPGRLATALEPRLLDRLARVPARGAVVITGTNGKTTTALLLSSIARASGLQVVHNLAGANMSSGIVSAFLENVSWRGQGRGDLAVLEVDEGSLTGVAPAVRPKAVVVTNFFRDQLDRYGEVDGTVRQVRDGVERCGAGTQLVLCADDPLGVSLSEARVPLNGSAPWLYFGLELPAADGASAHLTADGSQCVRCGSPYHYQRLYYSHLGHYACSACGHARPAPAVYAREAQTEADGTTRFELVTPAGSRTCRLKLPGLHNLYNALAAAAGGLALGFEVDRIVEGIESASTPFGRMEPFSVAGRAVVVALVKNPSGFNEIIRTIRSRPGPYHVVFALNDLAADGRDVSWIWDVDFEQLASPGSGELAWAICSGRRAQDMAVRLKYAGVVPERLVVEPAIDRALRRGVRLLPPGQTLFVLPTYTAMLSARRVLALDALPRASAGR
- a CDS encoding cupredoxin domain-containing protein codes for the protein MLETTRLSCRRLFTAAVAAALAWAVSIMGVAALLTRYAEAARAPATISIHTLEFKFEPQGDVQLKAPASGSGHGTLVVGAGEIVFRVTNAGAIEHNFIIWDKNQRILAEIPVLAAGETQEVRVRLQPGEYTIICTYPGHTDLGMILALQVK
- a CDS encoding CocE/NonD family hydrolase, with translation MAESLFDVDVPCSKPEHEVRVDFDVRVPMRDGITLSADVYRPSSAGRFPAILLRTPYLKTSKEAFELATYFATRGYSVVWMDVRGRGDSEGAFVPYRNDGPDGHDAIEWCAAQPWCDGNVGTMGGSYLGRIQWLTAVLRPPHLRCMVVLVTPSDPFVEMPIGTEGPMHVCWRHMTSGRVLQNAESIDWMKIYEHLPLATMDEKLGRHMPDWREALAHQTLDDYWRPLCYQNRFHEVDVPVLHISGWYDDEQIGTPLNFIGMTRHGRTEAARRSQKLLMGPWAHRVNTTTKLGEVDFGPSAVIDLRKYQLRWFDYWLKGIDSRIMDEPPVRIFVMGANRWRDEHEWPLERTRWTRYYLHSAGRANSRFGDGLLSTDLPGDEPPDSYDYDPARPVPFITEPTSSQIGGPDDYSAVERRDDVLVYTTPPLAEDVEVTGPIRVELYASSSAVDTDFTAKLLDVWPNGFAQRLCDGIVRCRYREGMDRVVWMEPGRIYPLTIDLWNTSQVFKKGHAIRLEISSSAFPKYDRNLNTGGDLAAETRMVVAHQTVYHDREHPSCVILPIIPAAIPR
- a CDS encoding sulfite oxidase; this encodes MAEERSLTDERAYDALRTDEFLWRRARDLGVSRRRLLQMMAAGSASLALAGLWPRALQRARAASASDDLVLKPTPPELFIDFSSNKEMRWEAMYGRGYLVPNELFFVRNHTRTARIDVSTWRLRVEGSGVRRPLELTYDDLLAMSSVSVIRYVECAGNGRSFFEAAYGRKAQGTQWKLGAIGVAEWTGVPLAEVLDRAGLKPTARDVMPEGLDELRVRRPMPVAKALEEDTLLVYAMNGQPLPPDHGFPVRVLTPGWIGVANIKWVGRIEVSEEPLFSAWNTESYVLIGPDYQPNPPAKGPVLSYQSVKSALELAWPAKLPAGYHLIRGRSWSPFGRIARVEYSLDGGKTWSEARLHEPDIARAWVRWDFAWDAAPGQYTIRVRATDEKGNTQPDRVPWNDQGYLYNAVVGHPVTVA
- a CDS encoding GAF domain-containing sensor histidine kinase gives rise to the protein AAVATRPPAVPDASWSAGRPVPERTLLWLSWRFGRAHFGHVRVNGRRGLRSGSGALPQAGSRATLPVTFGGRTLAAVLLEREAPRAWPPAEQDALSSLADHLALALENARIVSRTRELARLEERQRLSRDLHDAVSQNLFSLSMLLAAGREHLHAGQHAAAGDALEEAERRARTALQEMRRLVQELRLAPAGPRYAGELKAALAGMVQSHPLAGRVGTEVRFVTGPLDESALMGEAAFEALVRVTQEAVHNALKHGAPRLVRVRLAASGGGLALSVRDDGAGFDVRKARTSGGQGLSIMGERCRLAGGRLRLRSRPGAGTLVSAWVPTGGPGGDGAVFAASGAVV